A window of Rufibacter sp. LB8 contains these coding sequences:
- a CDS encoding proline dehydrogenase family protein, whose product MNPAPTVSFEDTAIAFADKSDAELYKTYLLFAAMNNNSLVKMGGGMMKKALSWNLPVKFLIKKSIFEQFCGGETIQECTPTIHKLAASGIGTILDYSVEGESNEASFDHTMHEIIATIDMAANSGHIPFSVFKVTGLADSDVLAKAQLDQEMDAQDKAAYSRARARVKAICQRAYDKGVRVFIDAEESWLQETIDQLCYDMMELYNQERPIVYNTYQLYRHDRLDVIKRDFERAQKHGYFLGGKLVRGAYMEKEARVAQQKGYPNPINPSKQATDDLYNQALKFCVAHVDRIAICAGTHNEQSCYLLMDLMAQRGLAPSDERIYFAQLLGMSDNLSYNLAHAGYKVAKYVPYGPVEAVMPYLLRRADENTAIAGQTSREFGLVKKELDRRKHK is encoded by the coding sequence ATGAATCCTGCCCCAACCGTTTCTTTTGAAGACACCGCCATTGCGTTCGCAGACAAATCTGACGCTGAGCTGTATAAGACGTATCTTTTGTTTGCGGCCATGAACAACAACTCCCTGGTGAAGATGGGCGGCGGCATGATGAAAAAAGCCCTGAGCTGGAATTTGCCGGTCAAGTTCCTGATCAAGAAAAGCATCTTTGAGCAGTTCTGCGGCGGCGAAACCATACAGGAGTGCACGCCCACCATCCACAAACTGGCGGCCTCGGGCATTGGCACCATCTTAGACTACTCCGTAGAGGGCGAAAGCAACGAAGCCAGTTTTGACCACACCATGCATGAGATCATAGCCACCATTGACATGGCCGCCAACTCGGGCCACATCCCGTTCTCGGTGTTCAAAGTGACCGGCCTGGCAGACTCAGACGTGTTGGCCAAGGCGCAGCTGGACCAGGAAATGGACGCCCAAGACAAAGCCGCCTACAGCCGGGCGCGGGCGCGGGTGAAAGCCATCTGCCAGCGGGCGTATGACAAAGGCGTGCGCGTGTTCATTGACGCCGAAGAAAGCTGGCTGCAGGAAACCATTGACCAACTCTGCTATGACATGATGGAACTCTACAACCAGGAGCGCCCCATTGTCTACAACACCTACCAACTCTACCGCCATGACCGCCTGGACGTAATCAAGCGCGATTTTGAACGGGCCCAGAAACACGGGTATTTTTTAGGCGGAAAACTGGTGCGCGGCGCTTACATGGAAAAAGAGGCGCGCGTGGCCCAGCAGAAAGGCTACCCCAACCCCATCAACCCCAGCAAACAGGCCACCGATGACCTGTACAACCAAGCCCTGAAATTCTGCGTGGCCCACGTGGACCGCATTGCCATCTGCGCCGGCACACACAATGAACAGAGCTGTTATTTACTCATGGACCTGATGGCACAGCGCGGCCTGGCCCCCAGTGATGAACGCATTTATTTCGCGCAGCTGCTGGGCATGAGTGACAACCTTTCTTACAACCTGGCGCACGCCGGGTACAAAGTGGCCAAATACGTGCCCTATGGCCCCGTAGAAGCCGTAATGCCATATTTACTGCGCCGCGCCGACGAGAACACCGCCATTGCCGGCCAGACCAGCCGCGAGTTTGGGTTGGTAAAAAAAGAACTGGACCGCCGCAAACACAAATAA
- a CDS encoding RNA polymerase sigma factor produces MIRKAQEADADIIEGILRDDEAALGRLYKLHFPTVLFFVQSNSGTEDDAKDIFQEAVIVFYEKLKAGQLELNCQIKTYLYSICRRLWLKRLSRSSRFSSGLVEDTEAELTPVEEETDQAEENELKFSAMGSALEKLGEPCKTLLEDFYIRSMGMPEITEKFGYTNADSAKNQKYKCLMRLKKLFFSDYNGLS; encoded by the coding sequence ATGATTAGGAAGGCGCAAGAGGCCGATGCCGACATTATAGAAGGGATTTTGCGGGACGACGAGGCAGCCTTGGGTAGGTTGTACAAGCTCCACTTCCCCACGGTGCTGTTCTTTGTGCAAAGCAACAGCGGCACCGAGGACGACGCCAAGGACATTTTTCAGGAGGCCGTGATTGTCTTCTATGAAAAACTCAAGGCGGGACAGCTGGAACTCAACTGCCAGATCAAGACGTACCTCTACTCCATCTGCCGCAGGCTCTGGCTCAAGCGTTTGTCGCGCAGCAGCCGGTTCAGCAGCGGCCTGGTAGAAGACACAGAGGCTGAACTGACGCCCGTGGAAGAGGAAACCGACCAGGCCGAGGAAAACGAACTCAAGTTCTCCGCCATGGGCTCTGCCCTGGAGAAACTGGGCGAGCCCTGCAAAACTTTGTTGGAGGACTTCTATATAAGGAGCATGGGCATGCCCGAGATCACCGAGAAGTTTGGCTACACCAATGCAGACTCGGCCAAAAACCAGAAGTACAAATGCCTCATGCGTCTGAAGAAACTATTTTTCTCAGATTACAACGGCTTGTCATAA
- a CDS encoding serine protease, producing the protein MSDRELFELLERYHQRQVTSAERQALEARMAEDPMFAQRVQEFQMLTSTLHGFGKQKALRAKLNAFHQEWKASAPAVAPAPVRRRTPVQVFMKRYAATMGVAATVAIVTVFSSLLGMEMWRSATKQQTARYVELRREVDALKRKQNALLQTPNTSPKNQVNPGQFSGTGFVLTADGYFVTSYHVIEGADSLMIENKNGTKYKVEEIYSDQIRDLALLRVTDTSFSGFGKLPYSFKAKETDLGERVFTLGYPREDVVFGEGTLSSKSGVYGDTASYQISIPLNPGNSGGPLLDDKGNMIGVISGKLLGVDGAAFAVKTAYLLNLLDQLPDHRLPQPIELPKVNTLTGTTRPQQLKKLQDFVYMVKVYN; encoded by the coding sequence ATGAGTGACAGGGAATTATTTGAATTACTAGAGCGCTACCACCAACGCCAGGTGACGTCTGCAGAGCGGCAAGCCCTGGAGGCCCGCATGGCCGAGGATCCTATGTTCGCGCAGCGGGTGCAGGAGTTTCAGATGCTCACGTCCACGCTGCACGGTTTTGGCAAGCAGAAAGCCCTGCGGGCGAAACTCAACGCCTTCCACCAGGAATGGAAAGCCTCTGCCCCGGCAGTGGCCCCCGCGCCAGTAAGGCGCCGCACCCCCGTGCAGGTGTTCATGAAGCGGTACGCCGCCACCATGGGCGTGGCCGCCACGGTAGCCATTGTCACGGTATTCAGCAGCTTGCTAGGCATGGAGATGTGGCGTTCGGCTACCAAACAGCAGACAGCCCGTTACGTGGAACTCAGACGCGAAGTAGACGCCCTAAAGCGCAAGCAGAACGCCTTGTTACAGACACCCAACACCTCGCCTAAAAATCAGGTGAATCCGGGTCAGTTCAGCGGCACCGGCTTTGTACTCACCGCAGACGGTTATTTTGTGACCAGCTACCACGTGATTGAAGGCGCAGATTCTTTGATGATTGAAAACAAGAACGGCACCAAGTACAAGGTAGAGGAAATCTACTCAGACCAAATCAGAGACCTGGCCTTGCTGCGCGTGACAGACACCTCGTTCTCCGGTTTCGGTAAACTGCCTTATTCCTTTAAAGCCAAAGAGACAGACTTAGGCGAACGCGTGTTTACCTTGGGTTACCCCAGAGAAGACGTGGTGTTTGGCGAAGGTACCTTGAGCTCCAAGTCTGGGGTGTACGGTGACACCGCCTCTTACCAGATTTCCATTCCGTTGAACCCGGGCAACAGCGGCGGCCCGCTGCTAGATGACAAAGGCAACATGATTGGCGTGATCAGCGGCAAACTGCTGGGCGTAGACGGGGCGGCCTTCGCGGTGAAGACGGCCTATCTGCTGAACCTGCTGGACCAATTGCCTGACCACCGCCTGCCGCAGCCTATTGAATTGCCCAAGGTGAATACCTTAACCGGCACCACCCGCCCCCAGCAATTAAAGAAACTCCAGGACTTTGTTTACATGGTGAAAGTGTATAATTGA
- a CDS encoding energy transducer TonB: MKPTTATAIALQPTLNDIVFEHRNKAYGAYQLRLLYKKHLGQAILLAVGFFVLLFSVPTAIGKIFKGDAKISTVASKDTTLMVTVVMEKLKEVKPATTQPEAAPEPKVSTIKNTVPKVVEESKVVTDEIPTQEQLQTAHSGHTTFTGEEPGQGGNPMPNDGTGSGTGGGEGTAEPAPSIFTVVEQMPEYEGGLQKLMSYISKNIKYPRAALSQGIEGTVVLSFVVMPSGDIAQIEVLKGLGFGTEEEAIRVVSKMPRWKPGIQNGRAVPVKMTLPIRLELN; encoded by the coding sequence ATGAAACCAACTACCGCTACCGCCATTGCTCTTCAGCCTACCTTAAATGACATTGTGTTTGAGCACCGCAACAAAGCCTACGGCGCCTACCAACTCAGACTGCTGTACAAAAAACACTTGGGGCAAGCCATCTTGTTGGCAGTGGGGTTCTTTGTGCTGCTGTTCAGTGTGCCCACCGCCATTGGCAAGATTTTCAAAGGCGATGCTAAAATCTCTACCGTGGCTTCAAAAGACACCACGCTCATGGTGACGGTGGTCATGGAAAAACTAAAGGAAGTGAAACCAGCCACTACCCAGCCGGAGGCCGCGCCCGAGCCTAAAGTGAGTACCATAAAAAATACAGTGCCCAAAGTGGTGGAGGAATCAAAAGTAGTCACAGATGAGATCCCCACCCAGGAACAACTGCAGACCGCCCACTCTGGGCACACCACTTTTACTGGAGAAGAGCCGGGCCAGGGCGGAAATCCCATGCCCAATGATGGCACCGGCTCAGGCACTGGAGGTGGGGAGGGAACCGCAGAACCTGCGCCTTCAATTTTCACTGTAGTAGAACAGATGCCAGAATATGAGGGTGGCTTACAGAAATTGATGAGTTACATCAGCAAAAACATTAAATACCCCAGAGCGGCCTTAAGCCAAGGCATTGAAGGAACGGTGGTACTGAGTTTTGTGGTAATGCCTTCCGGCGATATAGCCCAGATAGAAGTGTTGAAAGGCCTGGGCTTCGGTACTGAAGAGGAGGCTATACGCGTGGTGAGTAAAATGCCCCGCTGGAAGCCCGGCATCCAGAACGGCCGCGCCGTGCCCGTGAAGATGACCTTGCCCATTAGGCTGGAGTTGAATTAA
- a CDS encoding carboxy terminal-processing peptidase has translation MFSFKTKLVAYGTAASVVFGVASYKLLEKDGVPRDQKNEVLTKVLMQGLSSAHYSPEKLDDDFSKKAFALYLERLDSNKKFLLQSDVDQLKAYQTQLDDEFKNGSFKFFDLSMTLFQKRLKEAESYYKEVLAKPFEFDKDETIEVKSEKLKFATSQAALKEEWRKYLKYQTLIRVADALDTQQKADTAGNKEPKKTQSVMEADARKKIQESYDELFKRMGQLEKEDWRSTYLNSFANIYDPHTEYFAPKEKEDFDFEFSGRLEGIGAVLTEKDGVIKVSEITPGSPSYMQGELKAGDAILKVAQGDQEPVDIQGMRLDKAVTLVRGKKGTEVRLHVKKIDGTQKVISIIRDVVVREEGYAKSLLIKGPKPIGYIHLPAFYADFKNAGGRNSGKDVADEVAKLKQENAQGIILDLRNNGGGSLQDVVEMVGLFIKSGPVVQVKSANGPAAVLEDRDPQVQFTGPLVVLVNENSASASEIMAAAIQDYKRGVIVGSSTYGKGTVQQFFDLDQVLPATFDAVKPLGHLKLTTQKYYRISGKTVQLRGVTPDIILPDTYTYLKYGEKEQDYALPFDEIQAAKFSAVNTMPIEKLKASASTRIQKSPTFSLINQTALNLKTRTDNTLRSLKLSTYQEEERKAQAQSKKLEDARKMVPLLDMATLKSDVSKLSADTAASARFQAFTRNAKKDLYLQEAVAIIKDGL, from the coding sequence ATGTTCTCATTCAAAACTAAACTAGTGGCTTACGGTACCGCGGCATCTGTGGTATTTGGCGTTGCGTCTTACAAGCTCCTGGAGAAGGACGGCGTGCCCCGTGACCAGAAAAACGAAGTGCTCACCAAGGTGCTCATGCAGGGCCTGAGCTCGGCGCACTACTCCCCGGAGAAGTTGGATGATGACTTTTCAAAGAAAGCCTTCGCGCTGTACCTGGAGCGCCTGGATTCCAATAAAAAATTCCTGCTGCAGTCTGACGTGGACCAACTAAAGGCCTACCAAACCCAGCTGGACGATGAGTTCAAGAACGGTTCTTTCAAGTTCTTTGACTTGTCTATGACCTTGTTCCAGAAACGCCTGAAAGAGGCCGAAAGCTATTACAAAGAAGTGCTGGCCAAGCCGTTTGAGTTTGACAAAGACGAAACCATTGAGGTGAAGTCTGAGAAACTCAAATTCGCCACGTCGCAGGCCGCCTTGAAAGAGGAATGGCGCAAATACCTCAAGTACCAGACTTTGATAAGGGTGGCAGACGCCCTGGACACCCAGCAGAAAGCTGACACCGCCGGCAATAAAGAGCCGAAGAAAACCCAGTCGGTGATGGAAGCCGATGCCCGCAAGAAAATTCAGGAAAGCTATGATGAGCTGTTCAAGCGCATGGGCCAGCTGGAGAAAGAAGACTGGCGCTCCACGTACCTGAACTCCTTCGCCAATATCTATGACCCGCACACAGAATACTTCGCGCCCAAAGAGAAAGAAGATTTTGATTTTGAGTTCTCTGGCCGCTTAGAAGGAATTGGCGCTGTGCTAACTGAGAAAGACGGTGTAATTAAAGTTTCTGAAATCACCCCGGGAAGCCCTTCGTACATGCAAGGTGAACTGAAAGCCGGCGACGCTATCTTGAAAGTGGCCCAAGGCGACCAGGAACCCGTGGACATTCAAGGCATGCGCCTGGACAAAGCCGTGACCTTGGTAAGAGGCAAAAAAGGCACCGAAGTACGCCTGCACGTGAAGAAAATTGACGGCACGCAAAAAGTTATCTCCATCATTAGAGACGTGGTGGTGCGCGAGGAAGGGTATGCCAAATCTTTGCTGATCAAAGGACCAAAACCTATTGGTTACATTCACCTGCCCGCTTTTTACGCCGACTTTAAAAACGCCGGTGGCCGCAACAGTGGCAAAGACGTAGCTGATGAAGTGGCCAAACTGAAACAGGAAAACGCTCAGGGCATCATTCTTGACCTTCGCAACAACGGTGGTGGTTCGCTGCAAGATGTGGTGGAAATGGTGGGCTTGTTCATTAAATCTGGTCCGGTGGTGCAGGTAAAATCAGCGAACGGCCCGGCGGCTGTGCTGGAAGACCGTGATCCGCAGGTGCAGTTTACCGGTCCTTTGGTGGTGTTGGTGAACGAGAACAGCGCCTCGGCGTCTGAAATTATGGCTGCGGCTATTCAAGACTACAAGCGCGGCGTGATTGTGGGCTCGTCTACCTACGGAAAAGGAACCGTGCAACAGTTCTTTGACCTGGACCAGGTATTGCCTGCCACCTTTGACGCCGTGAAACCATTGGGCCATTTGAAATTGACGACTCAGAAGTACTATAGAATCAGCGGCAAAACGGTGCAGCTGCGCGGCGTAACGCCAGACATTATTCTGCCAGACACTTACACGTACCTGAAATACGGCGAGAAAGAGCAGGATTACGCGTTGCCTTTTGATGAGATTCAGGCCGCCAAATTCTCTGCGGTGAACACCATGCCCATTGAGAAACTGAAAGCCTCTGCTTCTACCAGAATCCAGAAAAGCCCAACGTTCTCCTTGATCAACCAAACCGCCCTTAACCTGAAGACCAGAACAGACAACACGCTTCGGTCTTTGAAGTTAAGCACGTACCAGGAGGAGGAACGCAAAGCCCAGGCGCAGTCTAAGAAACTGGAAGACGCCCGCAAGATGGTGCCATTGCTGGATATGGCTACGCTGAAATCTGACGTGAGCAAACTATCCGCCGACACCGCTGCCTCTGCCCGCTTCCAGGCCTTCACCCGTAATGCCAAGAAAGACCTGTACCTGCAAGAAGCCGTTGCCATCATCAAAGACGGTTTATAA
- a CDS encoding PorP/SprF family type IX secretion system membrane protein, with protein MNFKQIAIAAALLFVAGVSQGQSIIEQRGVSIPRLYHQNYFFLNPAFAGAEGRREFGINGHLNALPGGTTSTAPLAFIAYYHGHVGDTTRNGIGVHMLYDQFDQFWLGQLGLTYTKRFKFGNRSSLAIGTRLSAKYMNVDLSEMPHPEDELGLVGHDSDLRPDVDVGLWLNVRNFYAGATFASLLEPNFNLLENAERENPRELFLTAGYRFEITSQASITPSVFYDKPFKDGKSKLQYGAQANFGFLTAGAIYRGQFDDVSVWNLNAGVNISNNFQLLGAFDLNKQVNGERPDSQIEASMRVRF; from the coding sequence ATGAATTTCAAACAGATAGCCATTGCCGCTGCTCTTTTATTCGTAGCGGGGGTTTCCCAGGGGCAAAGTATCATTGAGCAACGGGGCGTGAGCATTCCCAGGTTGTACCACCAGAATTATTTCTTTTTGAACCCAGCCTTTGCCGGGGCAGAAGGGCGCCGTGAGTTTGGGATTAACGGCCACTTAAATGCCTTGCCGGGTGGTACCACCTCCACGGCGCCCTTGGCGTTTATTGCCTATTACCACGGCCACGTGGGTGACACCACCCGCAACGGAATTGGCGTGCACATGCTCTATGACCAATTTGACCAGTTCTGGCTGGGGCAGTTGGGCTTAACCTACACCAAACGGTTCAAGTTTGGCAACAGGAGCAGCCTGGCCATTGGCACGCGGCTGTCTGCCAAATACATGAACGTTGACTTAAGCGAAATGCCCCACCCGGAAGATGAACTGGGGTTGGTAGGCCATGACAGCGATTTAAGGCCTGATGTGGATGTAGGGCTTTGGCTGAACGTGCGGAATTTCTACGCTGGTGCCACCTTCGCCAGTTTGCTGGAACCAAACTTCAATCTGCTGGAGAATGCTGAGCGCGAAAATCCCCGGGAATTATTTTTAACGGCGGGCTATCGGTTTGAGATCACCAGCCAAGCCAGCATCACGCCTTCGGTTTTCTATGACAAACCTTTCAAAGACGGCAAAAGTAAACTCCAGTACGGGGCGCAGGCCAACTTCGGGTTTCTCACGGCCGGCGCTATTTACAGAGGGCAGTTTGATGATGTCTCTGTCTGGAACCTGAACGCGGGCGTAAACATTAGCAACAACTTCCAGCTGCTGGGCGCCTTTGACCTCAACAAGCAAGTGAACGGTGAAAGACCCGATTCTCAAATTGAAGCCAGCATGCGGGTAAGGTTCTAA
- the ggt gene encoding gamma-glutamyltransferase has translation MKPLFSSFLALLVVLAGCTTSDRQAASSTAADRGVLGSKGMVVSAHPDATRLGLAILQKGGNAYDAAAATGLALAVAYPIAGNIGGGGFLVYRTATGEIGSLDYRERGPAAATKNMYLDAQGNVIPDLSILGHLAAGVPGAVDGMVTMHQKLGKLPWDQVVQPAIDLARNGVILTEREARGLNGTKAELQKANKHKTVLERDIPWKKGDTLFLPELARVLERIRDKGRAGFYEGETADLLVKEMKRGGGIITHQDLKDYQAVWRAPITGTYRGYKVISMPPPSSGGIALIQLLKMVEPYDLKTWGWQTTNTAHLIVEAERRVYADRSTYLGDPDFFKVPVGSLLDANYLKNRMTTVSMEKATPSAQVLAGGLARKESDQTTHYSIVDQWGNAASVTTTLNGDYGSNVVVEGAGFLLNNEMDDFSAKPGVPNMFGLIGGEANAIAPGKRMLSSMTPTILEKDGKLFMVVGTPGGATIITSVFQAVMNVVDHGMTMQAAVSAPRFHHQWLPDLIQPEAKALSAQVREALQQKGHQLRNRGSIGKVDGILRLPDGRLEGGADPRGDDTAMGY, from the coding sequence ATGAAACCACTGTTTTCTTCCTTTTTAGCTTTGTTGGTAGTATTGGCTGGCTGTACCACCAGTGACCGGCAGGCGGCGTCCTCCACTGCTGCAGACCGAGGCGTGCTGGGAAGCAAGGGCATGGTGGTAAGCGCGCACCCAGACGCCACGCGCCTTGGCCTGGCCATTTTACAGAAAGGCGGCAACGCCTATGATGCTGCTGCGGCCACCGGGCTGGCGTTGGCCGTGGCGTATCCCATTGCGGGCAACATTGGCGGCGGCGGATTTCTGGTGTACAGAACGGCCACCGGTGAAATAGGGTCTTTAGACTACCGCGAGCGCGGCCCGGCGGCGGCCACCAAAAATATGTACTTAGACGCGCAGGGCAATGTGATTCCAGATTTAAGCATTTTGGGTCATTTGGCTGCCGGGGTGCCGGGCGCGGTAGACGGCATGGTGACTATGCACCAGAAACTGGGCAAATTGCCTTGGGACCAGGTGGTGCAACCCGCCATTGACCTGGCGCGCAACGGTGTAATCCTCACAGAACGCGAAGCCCGCGGACTCAACGGCACCAAAGCAGAACTACAGAAAGCAAACAAGCATAAAACGGTGCTGGAAAGAGACATTCCCTGGAAAAAAGGGGACACGCTGTTTCTGCCAGAATTGGCCAGGGTGCTGGAAAGAATCAGAGACAAAGGCCGCGCAGGTTTCTATGAAGGAGAGACTGCTGATTTATTAGTGAAAGAAATGAAGCGCGGCGGCGGCATCATTACGCACCAAGACCTGAAAGACTATCAAGCTGTGTGGCGCGCGCCCATAACCGGCACGTACCGCGGCTACAAAGTGATTTCCATGCCTCCGCCCTCCAGCGGCGGTATTGCCTTAATACAGTTACTTAAAATGGTGGAACCCTATGACCTCAAAACCTGGGGCTGGCAAACCACCAACACCGCGCACCTGATAGTAGAGGCAGAGCGAAGAGTGTACGCCGACCGTTCCACGTATTTGGGTGACCCAGATTTCTTCAAGGTGCCTGTGGGCAGCTTGCTGGACGCCAACTATCTCAAAAATCGCATGACCACGGTGTCCATGGAAAAAGCCACGCCATCTGCCCAGGTCTTGGCCGGAGGATTAGCCAGAAAAGAGAGCGACCAAACCACCCATTATTCCATAGTGGACCAGTGGGGAAATGCGGCTTCGGTGACTACTACTTTGAACGGTGATTATGGCTCCAATGTAGTGGTGGAGGGCGCGGGATTTCTCCTCAACAATGAGATGGATGATTTCAGTGCGAAGCCCGGCGTGCCCAACATGTTTGGCCTGATTGGCGGTGAGGCCAACGCTATTGCCCCCGGCAAGCGCATGCTCAGTTCCATGACGCCCACCATTCTGGAAAAGGACGGAAAGCTGTTCATGGTGGTAGGCACGCCCGGCGGCGCCACTATTATCACTTCGGTGTTTCAGGCGGTGATGAATGTGGTGGACCATGGCATGACCATGCAGGCGGCCGTGAGCGCCCCGCGGTTCCACCACCAGTGGTTGCCAGACTTAATTCAGCCAGAGGCGAAAGCCTTATCTGCGCAGGTGCGCGAGGCACTGCAGCAGAAAGGGCACCAACTCCGTAACCGAGGCTCAATTGGCAAGGTAGACGGCATTCTGCGCTTGCCAGACGGCCGGCTGGAAGGGGGCGCTGACCCACGCGGCGATGATACGGCCATGGGCTATTAA